A window from uncultured Desulfobacter sp. encodes these proteins:
- a CDS encoding transposase: MELKIGSMLKKSNIIKQKGYCTRTLLFFIILLPFIKNTLCAYWTRSWISRQTEAHKDTWYRFLNNERFNWRKLVTCLALKVIGHSNDVPLKDKVLIADDSIAPKTGKKMEMVSYHFDHKSGKSVLGNQYLQLGFHNGVNFYPLDMAMNTSSKRPNTNMKAMDKRTNGWKRRQEALSKRTDMLIEMVQRAWNAGIDASFLLFDSWFAHDDVINQVCKCGYGVICRLKRGKVKYEYQGKKYTLKQLWQFFAKQRTTYLSGFQVKTACMNVKLPKTGDVRILFISNGRKQWEALLSTDIDLDASEILKYYARRWAIEVFFKDAKQLLYMGKEQSKTFDATIACHSIVMIRYLLLVYILNNRRITGSIGSIFNDVVDKQGPLLFAKKIWSYVRDQLLKSIKVISYKIEIDHVMDLLEIIDGIVGRELSFVPAKL; the protein is encoded by the coding sequence ATGGAACTGAAAATTGGCAGCATGCTTAAAAAATCCAATATAATCAAACAAAAGGGGTATTGCACGCGGACCTTGCTATTTTTTATTATCCTGCTGCCATTTATAAAAAATACTCTCTGCGCTTATTGGACCAGATCGTGGATCAGCAGACAAACCGAGGCCCATAAAGACACCTGGTATCGGTTTCTGAACAATGAACGGTTTAACTGGCGCAAGCTTGTGACCTGTCTCGCGTTAAAAGTCATTGGTCATAGTAATGATGTTCCGTTGAAAGATAAGGTGTTGATCGCTGATGACTCTATTGCTCCCAAAACAGGGAAAAAAATGGAGATGGTCAGTTATCATTTTGATCACAAATCCGGAAAGAGTGTATTGGGAAACCAGTATCTGCAATTGGGTTTTCACAATGGCGTTAATTTCTATCCGTTAGACATGGCAATGAACACATCATCAAAACGCCCCAATACAAATATGAAAGCCATGGACAAGAGGACGAATGGTTGGAAACGCAGACAAGAGGCTTTATCTAAACGGACAGACATGCTAATCGAAATGGTTCAACGGGCATGGAATGCTGGAATTGACGCGTCCTTTCTTCTTTTTGACAGTTGGTTTGCCCATGATGATGTGATCAATCAAGTTTGTAAATGCGGTTATGGCGTAATCTGCAGGCTTAAACGCGGCAAGGTCAAGTACGAATATCAGGGTAAAAAGTACACTTTGAAGCAACTATGGCAATTTTTTGCAAAGCAGCGAACCACTTACCTTTCCGGTTTTCAGGTAAAAACAGCCTGTATGAATGTCAAACTTCCCAAAACCGGCGATGTAAGAATCCTTTTTATCTCCAACGGCAGGAAACAATGGGAAGCCCTGCTTTCTACAGACATTGATCTGGACGCATCGGAAATCTTGAAGTATTACGCACGGCGTTGGGCCATTGAAGTATTTTTCAAGGATGCCAAACAACTACTGTATATGGGCAAAGAGCAAAGTAAAACGTTTGATGCAACCATTGCATGCCATAGCATCGTGATGATCCGGTATCTGCTATTGGTATACATCCTCAACAATCGGAGGATCACAGGCAGTATTGGTTCAATTTTTAATGATGTCGTTGACAAACAGGGACCTTTATTATTTGCAAAAAAAATTTGGTCCTATGTGAGGGATCAACTTTTAAAGTCAATAAAGGTAATTTCATACAAAATCGAGATTGATCATGTAATGGATCTTCTCGAAATTATAGATGGTATTGTTGGCAGGGAATTAAGTTTTGTTCCTGCGAAACTTTAG
- a CDS encoding IS4 family transposase, translated as MTRISVSKKQIQSLNFDKFQRPLVRSLSQAPELQSRGDRPLKMTFEDQINALIYFHLQEHKSARHLIQDLKENIFAKENIAPDGGISRSSFGEAVNHRGLEQLQFVFEDLYKQAVGCLPKEHAELGDLVSIDGSLINAVLSMHWANYRKGSKKAKAHCGFDINHGIPNKIFLTEGNGGERPFVPKILSKGQTGVMDRGYQSHHDFDLLQEQGKHFVCRIKAKTTRTVIENHEINSGSYIFYDALVRLGTPNQNQTKNPVRVVGYKIAGVKYYVATDRHDLTAEQIATIYKLRWTIEDFFKWWKEHLKVYHLIARSEYGLMVQILSGLITYLLLAIYCRDEFNEKVSIKRVRQLRIAILNDLIGYNENGSHGLSRDNIVKDQKFTFAEKAKT; from the coding sequence ATGACGCGCATTTCAGTCTCAAAAAAACAAATACAGTCCCTGAATTTTGACAAGTTCCAGCGCCCTCTGGTAAGGTCGCTTTCACAAGCACCTGAACTACAATCTCGAGGAGATCGCCCTTTAAAAATGACATTCGAAGACCAAATCAATGCTTTGATTTATTTTCATCTCCAGGAGCACAAATCAGCCCGGCATTTAATTCAAGATCTCAAGGAGAACATTTTTGCCAAAGAAAATATTGCTCCAGACGGGGGAATCAGTCGCAGCAGCTTTGGCGAAGCAGTCAATCACCGGGGACTTGAACAACTGCAATTTGTCTTCGAGGACCTTTATAAGCAGGCTGTTGGGTGTCTACCGAAGGAGCACGCAGAACTTGGAGATCTGGTATCCATTGATGGTAGCCTTATAAATGCTGTCCTTTCAATGCACTGGGCGAACTACAGGAAAGGAAGCAAAAAAGCCAAAGCGCATTGCGGGTTTGATATTAATCACGGCATCCCCAACAAAATTTTTCTGACGGAAGGGAACGGTGGAGAACGTCCTTTTGTACCAAAAATCCTGTCCAAGGGACAAACAGGCGTTATGGATCGTGGCTATCAATCCCATCACGATTTCGACCTGCTTCAGGAGCAAGGGAAGCATTTTGTTTGCCGTATAAAGGCCAAGACAACCAGAACCGTAATTGAAAACCATGAGATCAATTCCGGTAGCTACATTTTTTATGATGCACTGGTCAGGCTTGGTACTCCGAATCAAAACCAGACTAAGAATCCCGTTCGGGTTGTTGGGTATAAAATTGCCGGGGTTAAATATTATGTGGCAACGGACAGGCATGATTTAACGGCAGAACAAATAGCAACTATTTATAAACTCCGGTGGACCATTGAAGATTTTTTCAAATGGTGGAAAGAGCACCTGAAGGTTTACCATCTCATTGCCCGCAGTGAATACGGCCTAATGGTTCAAATTCTTAGCGGCCTTATCACTTACCTGTTGCTGGCAATCTACTGCCGCGACGAGTTTAATGAGAAGGTCTCTATTAAAAGAGTTCGGCAGTTACGAATTGCCATCTTGAATGACCTAATCGGGTACAACGAGAATGGTTCGCATGGGTTAAGCAGGGACAATATTGTCAAAGATCAAAAATTTACGTTTGCCGAGAAAGCAAAAACCTAA
- a CDS encoding response regulator, with translation MEKISVLAVDDRPENLLALENLLESPELKIVKAGSGREALIKTLNHDFALILLDVQMPDMDGYETAELLRSVKKTKTIPIIFVTAANKEEHHVFKGYESGAVDYLLKPLEPVILTSKVKVFIELYKQRILLEKKTEEIQSLRNYLSNIIDSMPSILIGVDKKTRVTHWNRSASEVTHISKKLARGKYLGKIFPQLKNGTEYVQKAIESQQVYHQSRSTRQEKERLVYEDITIYPLVTNGVEGAVIRIDDATERVQMEEMMTETEKMLSLGGLAAGIAHEINNPLAGMMQSAIVMKSRLESTNMPANLQVAEELNIKMTDVRAFMDKRNIFRMIDSIHNSGSRAAEIVNSMLVFARKSEADDISLHYLNTLMDEILELATTDYDLKQKYDFKSIKIIKQYNEKLPMLPCERARIQQVLLNVLRNGAQAMHTAKTKSPRFIIRIYKPDDSDMICIEIEDNGPGMDEYTRSKVFDPFFTTKPVGIGTGLGLSVSYFIITKNHKGKMDVISKPGSGTTFIIKLPIKQD, from the coding sequence ATGGAAAAGATTTCCGTGCTGGCCGTTGATGACCGCCCTGAAAACCTTTTGGCCCTGGAGAACCTTCTTGAATCTCCGGAACTTAAGATCGTAAAGGCCGGTTCCGGGCGTGAAGCGTTGATCAAAACACTAAATCATGACTTTGCGCTTATCCTTCTTGATGTTCAAATGCCTGACATGGACGGATATGAGACGGCTGAACTGTTAAGAAGCGTTAAAAAGACAAAGACAATCCCTATTATTTTCGTTACAGCTGCCAACAAAGAAGAGCATCATGTGTTTAAGGGGTATGAATCGGGTGCGGTGGATTATCTTCTTAAACCATTGGAACCGGTCATTCTTACAAGTAAGGTAAAAGTATTCATTGAACTGTATAAGCAAAGAATACTGCTTGAAAAAAAAACAGAAGAGATCCAGAGCTTGAGAAATTACCTGTCCAATATCATTGATTCCATGCCTTCCATTCTTATCGGCGTAGATAAGAAAACCCGGGTCACACATTGGAATCGTAGTGCCTCGGAAGTAACCCACATATCAAAGAAACTTGCCAGAGGTAAATACCTTGGGAAGATATTTCCTCAACTTAAAAATGGGACGGAATACGTCCAAAAAGCCATTGAATCCCAGCAGGTTTATCACCAGTCCCGTTCCACAAGGCAGGAAAAAGAACGGCTTGTTTATGAAGACATAACCATTTATCCGCTGGTAACCAACGGCGTAGAGGGCGCTGTGATCCGCATTGATGATGCAACCGAAAGGGTTCAAATGGAAGAAATGATGACCGAAACGGAAAAAATGCTTTCTTTAGGGGGCCTTGCAGCAGGTATCGCCCATGAAATCAATAATCCCCTGGCAGGGATGATGCAAAGTGCAATTGTCATGAAGTCCAGACTTGAAAGTACAAATATGCCGGCAAATTTACAAGTTGCCGAAGAACTCAATATTAAAATGACGGATGTCAGGGCTTTCATGGACAAGAGAAATATCTTTCGTATGATTGATTCAATTCATAACTCGGGCTCACGCGCGGCTGAGATCGTTAATTCCATGCTTGTTTTTGCAAGAAAATCGGAGGCCGACGACATCTCTTTGCACTATCTGAACACGCTTATGGATGAAATTCTGGAACTTGCTACCACAGACTATGACCTTAAGCAAAAATATGATTTTAAATCCATTAAAATCATAAAACAATATAATGAAAAATTACCCATGCTGCCCTGTGAACGCGCAAGGATTCAGCAGGTGCTGCTGAACGTTCTGCGTAATGGTGCCCAGGCCATGCACACGGCTAAAACAAAATCCCCCAGATTTATCATTAGAATTTACAAACCAGACGATTCTGACATGATCTGCATAGAAATCGAGGATAATGGACCTGGCATGGATGAATACACCCGCTCAAAGGTATTTGATCCGTTCTTTACGACGAAACCGGTTGGTATAGGAACGGGATTAGGACTCTCTGTTTCCTATTTTATCATCACCAAAAATCATAAAGGCAAAATGGATGTCATTTCTAAACCAGGCAGTGGTACTACGTTTATAATTAAACTTCCAATTAAACAGGATTAA
- a CDS encoding chemotaxis protein CheB — protein MAVSKQSYEAIVIGVSAGGLTALTEILPRFDKEMALPVMIVQHQRADSDDFLVRYFDRLCRHSVREVEDKMPVESGTIYFAPVNYHLLVEPDKTLSLSTEARVNYSRPSIDVLFESAADTYTDRLIGIILTGANQDGTHGAARIKELGGLIIVQDPETAEVETMPMSVIKHVQVDHILPLNGIGDFVNRLN, from the coding sequence TTGGCAGTATCGAAACAGTCATATGAAGCAATTGTGATAGGCGTTTCAGCCGGGGGACTGACCGCGCTCACAGAGATTTTGCCTCGGTTTGACAAAGAGATGGCGCTTCCTGTAATGATTGTGCAGCACCAACGTGCAGATTCTGATGATTTCCTGGTCAGGTACTTTGATCGTTTGTGCCGACATTCAGTCAGAGAGGTCGAAGATAAAATGCCGGTGGAGTCCGGCACAATCTATTTTGCACCGGTCAACTACCATCTATTGGTGGAACCCGACAAAACCCTTTCCCTGTCAACAGAAGCCCGGGTGAATTACTCACGCCCTTCTATCGATGTCCTGTTTGAATCGGCAGCAGACACTTACACAGACAGGCTCATCGGCATCATCCTGACCGGGGCAAACCAAGACGGAACACATGGTGCAGCCAGGATCAAAGAACTTGGGGGACTGATTATCGTCCAGGACCCTGAGACGGCCGAGGTAGAAACCATGCCGATGTCCGTGATCAAGCATGTTCAGGTAGACCATATCCTTCCTTTGAATGGGATAGGAGATTTTGTTAACAGATTGAATTAA
- a CDS encoding protein-glutamate O-methyltransferase CheR has translation MISARENIKNEQIEIKLLLEAISLKYGYDFRNYSFAHLKRRLGNRLNLSEMNNFSQMQHRLIYDESFFNLLLLDLSINVTEMFRDPWVYKKIRETVIPVLKTYPYIKVWHAGCSTGQEVYSMAILLEEEGIKKRAQLYATDFNELILSQAKDGIYPMDAMRVYINNYQKSGGKKDFSDYYAADYSHAVIKRGLRDKILFSSHNLVTDGVFGEMNLIFCRNVMIYFNKDLQDRVLKLFYDSLCPGGFLCLGTKESIKFSELSDAFEIVCDQEKIYRKRR, from the coding sequence ATGATCAGTGCCAGGGAAAATATTAAAAATGAGCAGATAGAAATTAAGTTGCTGCTCGAGGCAATCAGCCTGAAATATGGCTATGATTTTAGAAATTATTCTTTTGCACATTTAAAACGCAGGCTTGGAAATCGTCTGAACTTGAGCGAAATGAACAATTTTTCACAAATGCAGCATCGTTTAATTTACGATGAATCTTTTTTTAATTTGCTTTTGCTTGATTTGTCGATCAATGTGACAGAGATGTTCCGAGACCCGTGGGTCTATAAAAAAATCAGGGAGACCGTTATTCCCGTTTTGAAAACCTATCCATACATTAAGGTCTGGCATGCAGGGTGTTCAACCGGGCAGGAAGTCTATTCAATGGCCATTCTTCTTGAAGAGGAAGGTATAAAAAAAAGAGCCCAGCTGTATGCAACCGATTTTAATGAATTAATTTTATCCCAGGCCAAAGACGGTATATACCCGATGGATGCGATGCGGGTATATATAAATAATTATCAGAAATCGGGTGGGAAAAAAGATTTTTCAGACTATTATGCGGCAGACTATAGCCATGCGGTTATAAAGCGTGGATTAAGGGATAAAATCCTTTTTTCATCTCATAATCTGGTGACAGATGGAGTGTTTGGTGAAATGAATCTGATTTTCTGTCGTAACGTGATGATTTATTTTAATAAAGACCTTCAGGATAGAGTTCTCAAGTTATTTTATGACAGCCTGTGTCCGGGCGGATTCCTCTGCCTGGGCACAAAGGAAAGCATCAAATTTTCCGAATTATCAGATGCCTTTGAAATCGTCTGTGACCAGGAAAAGATATATCGTAAGCGGCGTTAA
- a CDS encoding response regulator, which translates to MLKLSDINIGPKLVSLFIFTGIIPLCIAGFFSSRMAIDALMDKSFNQLITVQELRRSELQNTFKDQYTSIRMIAKNPQTIKFINDLILDQGKFSAGPHVDSEQQTNAYIQYFKKYSTMSGYKDLIVVDAQSDNVLLSTEGKTHKTANVSSGEFKQSGLAKVFQKVVESQKWGVEDFAPYEPSGGIQSAFYGEPVFDSQKKLIAVIVVQLPPSFLTNIIESRKGMGQTGESYIVGWSKRNNRFELRTDLRTMGDGKYVTGAVLENLNYWEDAVKYGVKGNHGTYIDSAGKTVLVAYNLLDVNGVEWYLISKIDKFEVEAPVRAIIIKGLGISLGLIVLIGVAAFIMARKFTRPIIEDMEFAQAISEGNFEKQIELDQKDELGQLAHALNRMARDLYEIDWMKNGKEGLHDALRGEHDDHSLAQQFISFIVKHLNAQIGAVYQCNGKDLKLIGSYAFTDRKGNFNHIKIGEGMVGQAAAEREMIHFTDVEDDAPRINYGAGERLALNYLIVPLLYQENLLGVFLVGAVNRFTPLQLDFIRQNTDNTAIRMNTVRSQQTIKELYKQAQEQQAELELKNQTLEAQTRKLKASEAELQAQQEELRVTNEELAEQANKLKESEAELQAQQEELRVTNEELETHAKTLEKQQGEMRLRNEDLENAQVIIKNKAKEVEIASKYKSEFLANMSHELRTPLNSILILSQVLSKNKDENLTEKQIQSASTIYSSGKDLLNLINEILDLSRIESGRVEITTTDVEVKNVVKDLNRIFKDISEQKQVDFNISVDPAAPGTIQTDHLRLQQILRNLLTNAFKFTKEGAVDLTISRPGVDIVMGSGLKVDTSIAFAVRDDGIGIPEDKQAVIFEAFQQADGSTNRKYGGTGLGLSISRELAKLLGGFIHLESSVDQGSTFTVVIPENHENQPPEAQTADNRVPHSKMPRQRSVLENASKKSGLPDGVSLKGDFISDDRETLNPGDKVLLVIEDDYKSAKLMRDFSRERGFKCIVAENGETGLYFAEYYLPSAIILDIGLPGIDGWTVMERLKNNSSLSHIPVHFMSAGEGTMDALRMGAIGFLSKPISMAKVDETFANIENIIAKPIKNLLIVEDDPIQSQSMKELIGNGDVVTTIVSTGNEAYQKLSEELFDCMILDLGLEDMSGFELLEKIDKNQLLSRIPVIVYTGRELSEKEDKQLRQYTESIIIKGAKSPERLLEESALFLHRVESNLPKDKQKILKMVHAKETVLGEKTVLVADDDIRNVFALSSILEEKGMTVIVARDGVEAIEKVEKHKEIDVVLMDIMMPNMDGYEAIQRIRKDVRNKKLPIIALTAKAMKGDRNKCLDAGANDYLAKPVDTDKLVAMLRVWLY; encoded by the coding sequence ATGCTGAAATTAAGCGACATCAATATCGGTCCGAAATTGGTCTCTTTGTTCATTTTTACCGGGATTATTCCACTGTGTATCGCAGGCTTTTTCAGTAGTCGAATGGCAATAGATGCCCTGATGGATAAATCGTTCAATCAGTTGATCACTGTGCAGGAACTCAGAAGAAGTGAACTCCAAAATACGTTTAAAGATCAATACACATCCATTCGGATGATCGCTAAAAACCCCCAAACCATTAAATTTATTAATGACCTGATTTTAGATCAAGGAAAGTTCAGTGCCGGGCCGCATGTGGATTCGGAACAACAAACAAACGCTTATATCCAGTATTTTAAGAAATATAGTACAATGAGCGGTTACAAAGATCTTATCGTAGTCGACGCACAAAGCGACAACGTATTGCTGAGCACCGAAGGCAAAACCCACAAGACTGCTAACGTATCAAGTGGTGAGTTCAAACAGTCCGGGCTTGCAAAAGTATTTCAGAAAGTTGTCGAATCCCAAAAATGGGGTGTTGAGGATTTCGCACCCTATGAACCATCAGGGGGAATCCAGAGTGCTTTTTACGGTGAACCTGTTTTTGATTCACAAAAAAAATTAATTGCAGTGATTGTTGTTCAATTGCCGCCCTCCTTTTTAACAAATATCATTGAATCAAGAAAAGGAATGGGGCAGACCGGTGAATCTTATATCGTCGGCTGGAGCAAAAGAAACAATCGGTTTGAGCTCAGGACCGATCTTCGAACCATGGGAGACGGCAAATATGTTACCGGTGCTGTTCTGGAAAATTTGAATTACTGGGAAGATGCGGTTAAGTATGGCGTCAAGGGAAACCACGGTACATATATCGACAGTGCAGGAAAAACAGTTCTCGTGGCTTACAACCTTCTGGATGTTAACGGCGTCGAATGGTATCTCATCTCTAAAATTGATAAATTTGAAGTCGAAGCCCCGGTTCGAGCCATTATCATAAAGGGGCTGGGCATTTCCTTAGGTTTAATTGTTTTGATTGGTGTTGCAGCATTCATTATGGCAAGAAAATTTACAAGGCCGATCATTGAGGACATGGAATTTGCACAGGCCATTTCAGAAGGCAATTTTGAAAAGCAAATCGAATTGGATCAAAAAGATGAGCTTGGACAACTGGCTCATGCGTTGAATCGAATGGCGAGAGATCTTTACGAAATCGACTGGATGAAAAACGGAAAAGAAGGGTTGCATGATGCCTTGCGCGGCGAACATGACGATCACTCACTGGCACAGCAATTTATCTCTTTTATCGTCAAACACCTTAACGCCCAGATTGGGGCGGTGTATCAGTGCAACGGAAAGGATTTAAAGCTGATCGGCAGCTACGCATTTACAGATCGAAAAGGGAATTTTAACCATATTAAAATCGGTGAGGGAATGGTCGGCCAGGCCGCTGCAGAAAGAGAAATGATCCATTTTACGGATGTGGAAGACGATGCGCCCAGGATCAACTACGGCGCAGGAGAACGACTGGCTCTCAATTATTTAATTGTCCCGCTGCTTTATCAAGAAAATCTTTTAGGGGTATTCCTGGTGGGGGCTGTCAATCGGTTTACCCCCCTGCAACTTGATTTCATCCGACAAAATACGGATAATACGGCGATCCGCATGAATACCGTAAGATCCCAGCAGACGATCAAAGAATTATATAAACAAGCCCAAGAGCAACAGGCGGAACTGGAACTAAAAAATCAAACACTGGAAGCACAAACCCGAAAACTTAAGGCATCGGAAGCAGAACTGCAGGCCCAGCAGGAAGAACTTCGCGTCACCAATGAAGAGCTGGCAGAGCAGGCCAATAAGCTAAAAGAATCAGAAGCTGAACTTCAAGCCCAGCAGGAAGAACTTCGCGTCACCAATGAAGAGTTGGAAACCCATGCAAAGACCCTGGAAAAGCAGCAGGGAGAGATGCGTCTGAGAAATGAAGACTTAGAGAATGCCCAGGTCATTATTAAAAACAAGGCAAAGGAAGTTGAAATTGCCAGTAAATATAAATCGGAATTCCTTGCCAATATGTCCCATGAATTAAGAACCCCGCTGAACAGTATCCTTATCCTTTCCCAGGTGCTGTCAAAAAACAAAGATGAAAACCTGACGGAAAAGCAGATTCAATCTGCTTCAACCATTTATTCATCAGGAAAAGACCTGTTGAACCTGATTAATGAAATTCTTGATCTGTCAAGAATTGAATCCGGCAGGGTCGAAATCACGACAACAGATGTTGAGGTTAAGAATGTAGTCAAGGATTTGAACCGGATCTTTAAGGATATTTCTGAACAAAAACAGGTCGATTTCAATATCAGTGTTGATCCGGCGGCACCAGGTACCATTCAAACGGACCATCTCCGCCTCCAGCAGATTTTAAGGAATTTGCTGACAAACGCCTTTAAATTTACAAAAGAGGGAGCCGTTGACCTTACGATATCCCGACCGGGTGTGGATATCGTTATGGGTTCGGGTCTGAAGGTGGATACATCGATTGCGTTTGCTGTCAGGGATGACGGCATCGGAATCCCGGAAGACAAACAGGCCGTCATTTTTGAGGCGTTCCAGCAGGCAGACGGCAGCACGAACCGAAAGTACGGCGGAACCGGTCTGGGTTTGTCGATTTCAAGAGAACTTGCCAAACTGCTCGGTGGGTTTATCCATCTTGAAAGCAGTGTGGATCAGGGCAGCACCTTTACTGTCGTCATTCCTGAAAACCATGAGAACCAGCCGCCGGAAGCCCAAACCGCAGACAATAGAGTGCCACATTCAAAGATGCCGAGACAAAGATCGGTATTGGAAAACGCTTCAAAAAAATCGGGCCTGCCGGACGGTGTATCGCTCAAGGGTGACTTTATCAGTGATGACAGAGAAACATTAAATCCCGGAGATAAGGTGCTTCTGGTGATTGAAGACGACTATAAATCAGCCAAACTGATGCGGGATTTTTCAAGAGAACGTGGGTTCAAATGCATCGTGGCTGAAAATGGGGAAACCGGACTTTATTTTGCCGAATATTATCTGCCCAGTGCCATTATTCTGGATATCGGTCTGCCCGGTATCGACGGCTGGACGGTTATGGAGCGACTGAAAAATAATTCCAGCCTGAGTCATATTCCGGTTCATTTTATGTCCGCAGGCGAAGGGACGATGGATGCGCTGCGCATGGGCGCTATCGGATTTTTATCCAAACCGATCAGCATGGCAAAAGTTGATGAAACCTTTGCAAATATTGAAAATATTATTGCCAAACCCATTAAGAATCTTTTAATCGTAGAGGATGATCCCATCCAAAGCCAAAGCATGAAGGAGTTAATCGGCAACGGGGATGTTGTTACGACGATTGTATCAACCGGCAATGAAGCGTATCAAAAGCTTTCAGAAGAGCTGTTCGACTGCATGATCCTGGACCTTGGCCTGGAAGATATGTCCGGATTTGAGTTGCTTGAAAAAATAGATAAAAATCAATTGTTATCCAGGATTCCGGTTATCGTCTACACCGGCAGGGAATTGTCGGAAAAAGAGGATAAACAGCTTCGCCAGTATACGGAGAGCATCATTATAAAGGGCGCCAAATCTCCTGAGCGGCTCCTGGAAGAATCTGCTTTGTTCCTGCACCGTGTTGAGTCAAATCTGCCCAAGGATAAACAGAAAATATTAAAAATGGTACATGCCAAGGAAACCGTCCTGGGTGAAAAAACAGTCCTGGTTGCGGATGACGATATAAGAAATGTTTTTGCGCTTTCAAGTATTCTCGAAGAAAAAGGCATGACGGTTATTGTTGCCCGGGACGGTGTGGAAGCCATTGAAAAGGTAGAAAAACATAAAGAGATTGACGTTGTTCTGATGGATATCATGATGCCGAATATGGATGGTTATGAAGCAATACAAAGAATCCGCAAAGATGTCAGGAATAAAAAACTGCCCATTATTGCACTGACCGCCAAGGCCATGAAAGGCGACCGGAATAAATGTCTTGATGCCGGCGCCAATGATTATCTGGCAAAACCCGTTGACACCGATAAATTGGTTGCTATGCTCAGAGTCTGGTTATATTAA
- a CDS encoding carbohydrate-binding family 9-like protein — MRYYVFRQDQLRVDASLWQKTPWREISSQKLTCHMGESPLHFPDTRVKLAYDDHAIHLMFRVQDRYVRALAQTDQDRVYQDSCVEFFFTPGLDPEQGYFNLEMNCGGTILFHFQTLPRQNPVQIPLSDCARILRDASLPKVVNPEIQEPVLWFLSVSIPFDLLSLYTTVIHPEQGKTWQANFYKCADKTSHPHWLTWAPVDLPAPDFHQPNAFGRLCFL; from the coding sequence ATGCGCTATTATGTCTTCAGACAGGATCAACTCCGGGTAGATGCTTCATTATGGCAGAAAACCCCATGGCGTGAAATTTCAAGCCAGAAACTGACCTGCCATATGGGAGAATCTCCCCTCCATTTCCCGGACACCCGGGTCAAATTGGCTTATGACGATCATGCGATCCACCTGATGTTTCGTGTCCAAGACAGGTATGTTCGGGCTCTGGCTCAAACCGACCAGGATAGGGTATACCAGGACAGTTGTGTCGAGTTTTTTTTCACTCCAGGGCTGGATCCGGAACAGGGGTACTTCAATCTTGAGATGAACTGCGGGGGCACCATCCTGTTTCACTTCCAGACCTTGCCCAGACAAAACCCCGTTCAAATTCCGCTATCTGACTGTGCTCGGATACTTCGGGACGCCTCCCTGCCAAAGGTGGTGAACCCTGAAATTCAGGAACCGGTGCTTTGGTTTCTGAGCGTGAGTATCCCTTTTGACCTGCTTTCCCTTTACACAACCGTAATCCACCCTGAACAGGGCAAAACCTGGCAGGCAAACTTTTACAAATGTGCAGACAAAACCTCCCACCCTCATTGGCTGACCTGGGCACCGGTGGACCTGCCGGCTCCGGACTTTCACCAGCCCAATGCCTTTGGGCGTCTCTGCTTCCTGTGA